Proteins encoded by one window of Brienomyrus brachyistius isolate T26 chromosome 1, BBRACH_0.4, whole genome shotgun sequence:
- the igfbp1a gene encoding insulin-like growth factor-binding protein 1a — protein sequence MCGLFLKFWVVAVSSILLDPALGSPVLAPEPIRCAPCTPEKVLECPAVAPGCEEVLPEPGCGCCFACALTKGDFCGIYTAHCGSGLRCTPRPGDPRPLHSLTRGQAVCTEIPEAEQSQPMDQDDTDTEARNSAAAPDHGPALYLPGHNKPFDPRAAADAQESMKAKVNVIRKKLTEQGPCHIELQRALEKIAKFQQNPGDKLTRFYLPNCDKHGFYKAKQCETSLEGRRGRCWCVSSWNGKRILGSIDPLAESDCQQELTH from the exons ATGTGTGGATTATTTTTGAAATTCTGGGTGGTGGCAGTGTCCTCTATCCTTCTGGACCCAGCGCTGGGCTCGCCTGTGCTGGCACCGGAGCCCATCCGTTGCGCTCCTTGTACGCCGGAGAAGGTGCTCGAATGCCCGGCGGTGGCGCCCGGTTGCGAAGAGGTGCTCCCGGAACCGGGCTGCGGATGCTGCTTCGCCTGCGCCCTGACGAAAGGGGACTTTTGCGGGATCTACACGGCGCATTGTGGATCTGGCTTACGATGCACACCAAGACCCGGGGACCCCAGACCCCTTCATTCTCTCACCCGCGGGCAAGCTGTCTGCACAGAGATACCCGAAGCTGAGCAAAGCCAGCCCATGG ATCAGGATGACACTGACACCGAAGCACGAAACAGCGCTGCGGCTCCCGATCATGGACCAGCCCTGTACCTCCCGGGGCACAATAAGCCTTTTGATCCGAGAGCTGCTGCGGACGCCCAGGAGAGTATGAAAGCCAAGGTCAATGTCATTCGAAAGAAACTGACAGAGCAG GGCCCTTGCCACATCGAGCTGCAGAGAGCTTTGGAGAAGATCGCCAAGTTCCAGCAGAACCCAGGGGACAAGCTCACCAGATTTTACCTCCCCAACTGCGACAAGCACGGCTTCTACAAAGCCAAGCAG TGTGAGACGTCTTTGGAAGGCCGGAGAGGTCGGTGCTGGTGCGTGTCCTCCTGGAATGGGAAGAGAATCCTCGGCTCCATCGACCCCCTGGCTGAATCTGACTGCCAGCAGGAGCTTACCCACTGA